Proteins encoded together in one Ictidomys tridecemlineatus isolate mIctTri1 chromosome 3, mIctTri1.hap1, whole genome shotgun sequence window:
- the Ppm1m gene encoding protein phosphatase 1M isoform X2, producing MGQGWLHGGSGTNMILGLGVEVKGRSGPALGARAPRAAPCSQTMSAGWFRRRFLTGGPLPAPRPPGPRASPVPYRRPRFLRGSGSSPGTADASRRSDSRPVRSPARGRTLPWNAGYAEIINAEKSEFNEDQAACGKLCIRRYEFGPEEDREWLTLCPEELEAVVEGMVAAQPPMHLSGRCVCPSDPQFVEEKGIRTEDLVIGALESAFQECDEVIGRELEASGQVGGCTALVAVSLQGKLYVANAGDSRAILVRRDEIRPLSSEFTPETERQRIQHLAFVYPELLADEFTRLEFPRRLKGDDLGQKVLFRDHHMSGWSYKCVEKSDLKYPLIHGHGRQARLLGTLAVSRGLGDHQLRVLDTNIQLKPFLLSVPQVTVLDMDQLELQEEDVVVMATDGLWDVLSNEQVAWLVRSFLPGNREDPHRFSELAQMLIHSTQGKDDTPTGERQVSYDDVSVFVIPLNSQSQGGSGY from the exons ATGGGACAGGGCTGGCTGCATGGAGGAAGTGGGACTAACATGATCCTGGGCTTGGGAGTGGAGGTGAAG GGGCGGTCCGGCCCAGCCCTCGGGGCTCGCGCACCACGGGCAGCCCCCTGCAGCCAGACCATGTCCGCCGGCTGGTTCCGGCGCCGCTTCCTGACTGGGGGTCCACTCCCCGCGCCGCGGCCGCCCGGGCCACGCGCCAGCCCTGTGCCCTACCGGCGGCCCCGCTTCCTGCGTGGCTCTGGCTCCAGCCCAGGAACCGCCGACGCCTCGCGCCGCTCGGACTCCCGGCCAGTGCGTAGCCCAGCGCGGGGCCGCACGCTACCCTGGAACGCAGGCTACGCCGA GATCATCAATGCAGAGAAATCTGAGTTCAATGAGGATCAAGCTGCCTGTGGGAAACTCTGCATCCGGAGATATGAGTTTGGACCTGAAGAGGATAGGGAATGGTTGACTCTGTGCCCAGAAGAA CTGGAAGCCGTGGTAGAAGGCATGGTGGCTGCTCAACCCCCCATGCACCTCAGTGGCCGCTGTGTCTGCCCCAGTGACCCCCAGTTTGTGGAAGAAAAGGGCATCAGGACAGAAGATTTGGTGATTGGGGCCCTGGAGAGCGCCTTCCAGGAATGT GATGAGGTGATCGGGCGGGAGCTGGAGGCCTCAGGCCAGGTGGGCGGCTGCACAGCTctggtggctgtgtccctgcagggaAAGCTGTATGTGGCCAATGCTGGGGATAGCAG GGCCATCTTGGTTCGGAGAGATGAGATTCGGCCGCTGAGCTCTGAGTTCACTCCAGAGACTGAGCGGCAGCGAATCCAGCATCTG GCCTTTGTCTACCCTGAGCTTCTGGCTGATGAGTTCACCCGACTGGAATTCCCTCGGCGGCTGAAGGGGGATGACTTAGGGCAGAAGGTTTTGTTCAGAGATCATCACATGAGCGGCTG GAGCTACAAATGTGTGGAGAAATCAGATCTGAAGTACCCACTGATCCACGGACATGGCAGGCAG gCTCGGTTACTGGGAACGCTGGCTGTCTCCCGAGGACTGGGAGACCATCAGCTCAGGGTCCTGGACACAAACATCCAGCTCAAGCCCTTCTTGCTCTCTGTCCCACAG GTAACTGTGCTGGATATGGACCAGTTAGAGTTGCAGGAAGAGGATGTAGTTGTCATGGCAACTGATGGACTCTGGGATGTCCTGTCCAATGAGCAGGTGGCATGGCTGGTACGGAGCTTCCTCCCTGGGAACAGAGAGGATCCACACAG GTTCTCGGAGTTGGCCCAAATGCTGATACACAGCACACAGGGGAAGGATGACACTCCCACAGGGGAAAGACAGGTGTCCTATGATGACGTCTCTGTGTTCGTGATTCCCTTGAACAGCCAGAGCCAAGGAGGCAGTGGCTACTGA
- the Ppm1m gene encoding protein phosphatase 1M isoform X3, protein MGQGWLHGGSGTNMILGLGVEVKGRSGPALGARAPRAAPCSQTMSAGWFRRRFLTGGPLPAPRPPGPRASPVPYRRPRFLRGSGSSPGTADASRRSDSRPVRSPARGRTLPWNAGYAEIINAEKSEFNEDQAACGKLCIRRYEFGPEEDREWLTLCPEEFLTGHYWALFDGHGGPAAAILAANTLHSCLRRQLEAVVEGMVAAQPPMHLSGRCVCPSDPQFVEEKGIRTEDLVIGALESAFQECDEVIGRELEASGQVGGCTALVAVSLQGKLYVANAGDSRAILVRRDEIRPLSSEFTPETERQRIQHLAFVYPELLADEFTRLEFPRRLKGDDLGQKVLFRDHHMSGWSYKCVEKSDLKYPLIHGHGRQVTVLDMDQLELQEEDVVVMATDGLWDVLSNEQVAWLVRSFLPGNREDPHRFSELAQMLIHSTQGKDDTPTGERQVSYDDVSVFVIPLNSQSQGGSGY, encoded by the exons ATGGGACAGGGCTGGCTGCATGGAGGAAGTGGGACTAACATGATCCTGGGCTTGGGAGTGGAGGTGAAG GGGCGGTCCGGCCCAGCCCTCGGGGCTCGCGCACCACGGGCAGCCCCCTGCAGCCAGACCATGTCCGCCGGCTGGTTCCGGCGCCGCTTCCTGACTGGGGGTCCACTCCCCGCGCCGCGGCCGCCCGGGCCACGCGCCAGCCCTGTGCCCTACCGGCGGCCCCGCTTCCTGCGTGGCTCTGGCTCCAGCCCAGGAACCGCCGACGCCTCGCGCCGCTCGGACTCCCGGCCAGTGCGTAGCCCAGCGCGGGGCCGCACGCTACCCTGGAACGCAGGCTACGCCGA GATCATCAATGCAGAGAAATCTGAGTTCAATGAGGATCAAGCTGCCTGTGGGAAACTCTGCATCCGGAGATATGAGTTTGGACCTGAAGAGGATAGGGAATGGTTGACTCTGTGCCCAGAAGAA TTCCTGACGGGTCATTACTGGGCACTATTTGATGGGCACGGTGGTCCTGCAGCAGCCATCCTGGCTGCCAATACTCTGCACTCTTGCCTGCGTCGGCAGCTGGAAGCCGTGGTAGAAGGCATGGTGGCTGCTCAACCCCCCATGCACCTCAGTGGCCGCTGTGTCTGCCCCAGTGACCCCCAGTTTGTGGAAGAAAAGGGCATCAGGACAGAAGATTTGGTGATTGGGGCCCTGGAGAGCGCCTTCCAGGAATGT GATGAGGTGATCGGGCGGGAGCTGGAGGCCTCAGGCCAGGTGGGCGGCTGCACAGCTctggtggctgtgtccctgcagggaAAGCTGTATGTGGCCAATGCTGGGGATAGCAG GGCCATCTTGGTTCGGAGAGATGAGATTCGGCCGCTGAGCTCTGAGTTCACTCCAGAGACTGAGCGGCAGCGAATCCAGCATCTG GCCTTTGTCTACCCTGAGCTTCTGGCTGATGAGTTCACCCGACTGGAATTCCCTCGGCGGCTGAAGGGGGATGACTTAGGGCAGAAGGTTTTGTTCAGAGATCATCACATGAGCGGCTG GAGCTACAAATGTGTGGAGAAATCAGATCTGAAGTACCCACTGATCCACGGACATGGCAGGCAG GTAACTGTGCTGGATATGGACCAGTTAGAGTTGCAGGAAGAGGATGTAGTTGTCATGGCAACTGATGGACTCTGGGATGTCCTGTCCAATGAGCAGGTGGCATGGCTGGTACGGAGCTTCCTCCCTGGGAACAGAGAGGATCCACACAG GTTCTCGGAGTTGGCCCAAATGCTGATACACAGCACACAGGGGAAGGATGACACTCCCACAGGGGAAAGACAGGTGTCCTATGATGACGTCTCTGTGTTCGTGATTCCCTTGAACAGCCAGAGCCAAGGAGGCAGTGGCTACTGA
- the Ppm1m gene encoding protein phosphatase 1M isoform X1, whose product MGQGWLHGGSGTNMILGLGVEVKGRSGPALGARAPRAAPCSQTMSAGWFRRRFLTGGPLPAPRPPGPRASPVPYRRPRFLRGSGSSPGTADASRRSDSRPVRSPARGRTLPWNAGYAEIINAEKSEFNEDQAACGKLCIRRYEFGPEEDREWLTLCPEEFLTGHYWALFDGHGGPAAAILAANTLHSCLRRQLEAVVEGMVAAQPPMHLSGRCVCPSDPQFVEEKGIRTEDLVIGALESAFQECDEVIGRELEASGQVGGCTALVAVSLQGKLYVANAGDSRAILVRRDEIRPLSSEFTPETERQRIQHLAFVYPELLADEFTRLEFPRRLKGDDLGQKVLFRDHHMSGWSYKCVEKSDLKYPLIHGHGRQARLLGTLAVSRGLGDHQLRVLDTNIQLKPFLLSVPQVTVLDMDQLELQEEDVVVMATDGLWDVLSNEQVAWLVRSFLPGNREDPHRFSELAQMLIHSTQGKDDTPTGERQVSYDDVSVFVIPLNSQSQGGSGY is encoded by the exons ATGGGACAGGGCTGGCTGCATGGAGGAAGTGGGACTAACATGATCCTGGGCTTGGGAGTGGAGGTGAAG GGGCGGTCCGGCCCAGCCCTCGGGGCTCGCGCACCACGGGCAGCCCCCTGCAGCCAGACCATGTCCGCCGGCTGGTTCCGGCGCCGCTTCCTGACTGGGGGTCCACTCCCCGCGCCGCGGCCGCCCGGGCCACGCGCCAGCCCTGTGCCCTACCGGCGGCCCCGCTTCCTGCGTGGCTCTGGCTCCAGCCCAGGAACCGCCGACGCCTCGCGCCGCTCGGACTCCCGGCCAGTGCGTAGCCCAGCGCGGGGCCGCACGCTACCCTGGAACGCAGGCTACGCCGA GATCATCAATGCAGAGAAATCTGAGTTCAATGAGGATCAAGCTGCCTGTGGGAAACTCTGCATCCGGAGATATGAGTTTGGACCTGAAGAGGATAGGGAATGGTTGACTCTGTGCCCAGAAGAA TTCCTGACGGGTCATTACTGGGCACTATTTGATGGGCACGGTGGTCCTGCAGCAGCCATCCTGGCTGCCAATACTCTGCACTCTTGCCTGCGTCGGCAGCTGGAAGCCGTGGTAGAAGGCATGGTGGCTGCTCAACCCCCCATGCACCTCAGTGGCCGCTGTGTCTGCCCCAGTGACCCCCAGTTTGTGGAAGAAAAGGGCATCAGGACAGAAGATTTGGTGATTGGGGCCCTGGAGAGCGCCTTCCAGGAATGT GATGAGGTGATCGGGCGGGAGCTGGAGGCCTCAGGCCAGGTGGGCGGCTGCACAGCTctggtggctgtgtccctgcagggaAAGCTGTATGTGGCCAATGCTGGGGATAGCAG GGCCATCTTGGTTCGGAGAGATGAGATTCGGCCGCTGAGCTCTGAGTTCACTCCAGAGACTGAGCGGCAGCGAATCCAGCATCTG GCCTTTGTCTACCCTGAGCTTCTGGCTGATGAGTTCACCCGACTGGAATTCCCTCGGCGGCTGAAGGGGGATGACTTAGGGCAGAAGGTTTTGTTCAGAGATCATCACATGAGCGGCTG GAGCTACAAATGTGTGGAGAAATCAGATCTGAAGTACCCACTGATCCACGGACATGGCAGGCAG gCTCGGTTACTGGGAACGCTGGCTGTCTCCCGAGGACTGGGAGACCATCAGCTCAGGGTCCTGGACACAAACATCCAGCTCAAGCCCTTCTTGCTCTCTGTCCCACAG GTAACTGTGCTGGATATGGACCAGTTAGAGTTGCAGGAAGAGGATGTAGTTGTCATGGCAACTGATGGACTCTGGGATGTCCTGTCCAATGAGCAGGTGGCATGGCTGGTACGGAGCTTCCTCCCTGGGAACAGAGAGGATCCACACAG GTTCTCGGAGTTGGCCCAAATGCTGATACACAGCACACAGGGGAAGGATGACACTCCCACAGGGGAAAGACAGGTGTCCTATGATGACGTCTCTGTGTTCGTGATTCCCTTGAACAGCCAGAGCCAAGGAGGCAGTGGCTACTGA